The Chamaesiphon minutus PCC 6605 DNA window AGACAACTTCGCCAATGGTGGTACCCATCGCTCCAAACGACCAACCAGGGTAGGTTGTGCCATCTGCTAGAACCAATAATGCTGGCAATACCGCAGAAACGGACATAGTATTTACAAACGGGTTATTATAGCGGTTGCAATTATACCATCCCTTACTAATTGCTATCATCGCCAATGCTACCCATGCAAAAATACTCCCAAATCATCATACTTTCATTAGCGATCCTGGGCGCGATCGTCGATCGACCCGCATGGAGCGATGTCTCTACAGATAGCCCAATTTTATCGGAATCTTTCTGCCAAAAAGTATTTACAGACGCGATCTCCAGAGCTAGAGCGGGTAATTGGCAAGCGTCAGAACAGGAGCGACGAATCATCCAACAGTGTCGGGTCAAGTTTTCACCTCCAGTGAATCCCAATACCCCATTACCGCAAGCCTCTTTATGTATTTCTTTAATTAAAAATCTACTTCAAGGAGATCTAAATCGATCTTCTGAAATCGATTTTTCAGAAGATCGATGGCTGCCTGCGACAAGATGCTCTGAGGTCGTGGCTGCGTACTATATGCCATCGGGTTCGATGTTACCTACACTGAAAGTTAACGAGCGATTCATTATTGACAAAACAGCGTATCGAGTCCAAGCTCCACGACGGGGAGACATGATTATTTTCAATCCTACCGAGCAACTCAAAAGACAAAAATTTAATGACAAATTTATCAAAAGAATTATTGGGCTACCAGGAGACAAGATTAAAATTCAAAATGGTAAGGTTTATATTAATGGCAAGCCCTTAAAAGAAAATTATATTCTCGAACCGCCTAGTTATAGCCACAAATTAGTTCTGGTGCCTGCAAATAGCTATTTTGTTTTAGGCGATAATCGCAATAATTCTTACGACAGTCATTACTGGGGCTTTGTGACTCGCGATCTGATTGTTGGTAAATTGATTTGGAAACTGGAGAGCAAGTAATCGATATACGTCAGACTAATCCAAGTTACTAGCGATAGACGCTCCGAATTAAATAGTTGTTTGTAGTAGGAGCGATCGAGCGTTTGGCTGCGAGTAGCGAGGTAATTTCTGGATTAACTTACCGCTGACAAATAAATGTGTTAATGTACGATTGTTAGTTAAAGCATCAAATAATAAAAATTGAGATCTATCGCCTAACTTAACTCTACCTAGATTGAGATAGGATAGGGTGTGATTGGTACTCAGATAACTGGCGATCGCACCATAAGTCTCAAACAAACCCGCCCTCCCCCACAATCTAATTAAACACGATCGACTACCAAGGCGAAGGAAAATAATCCTTGAGAAAATGACCGAATAAAGGTATTTATGGTAGATTAATTCCAGTGACGAGCGGATCGTAAATGCGTGCCATACCATCAATCAAATCTCGATCTCATTAATCATGGTTTGAGCCGACTGTTAATTAAAAATGGTGCGATCGCATTGACAAGTTGTACCTCTAATAATTCTGGCCTACTGACTCGATCGAGTCTTCGGTCGGTCACAAAATCTGTACGATCGATGTCAGCTTCGCTCATTACCCACCTGCGACTTAAGTGCGGGCTAACTAAGAAAGTCCACTGAAATGGACGGATAGATTCTTTAGTCCACTTCAGTGGC harbors:
- the lepB gene encoding signal peptidase I, giving the protein MQKYSQIIILSLAILGAIVDRPAWSDVSTDSPILSESFCQKVFTDAISRARAGNWQASEQERRIIQQCRVKFSPPVNPNTPLPQASLCISLIKNLLQGDLNRSSEIDFSEDRWLPATRCSEVVAAYYMPSGSMLPTLKVNERFIIDKTAYRVQAPRRGDMIIFNPTEQLKRQKFNDKFIKRIIGLPGDKIKIQNGKVYINGKPLKENYILEPPSYSHKLVLVPANSYFVLGDNRNNSYDSHYWGFVTRDLIVGKLIWKLESK